From Pan troglodytes isolate AG18354 chromosome 9, NHGRI_mPanTro3-v2.0_pri, whole genome shotgun sequence, the proteins below share one genomic window:
- the FZD4 gene encoding frizzled-4 isoform X2, whose protein sequence is MLAMAWRGAGPSVPGAPGGVGLSLGLLLQLLLVLGPARGFGDEEERRCDPIRISMCQNLGYNVTKMPNLVGHELQTDAELQLTTFTPLIQYGCSSQLQFFLCSVYVPMCTEKINIPIGPCGGMCLSVKRRCEPVLKEFGFAWPESLNCSKFPPQNDHNHMCMEGPGDEEVPLPHKTPIQPGEECHSVGTNSDQYIWVKRSLNCVLKCGYDAGLYSRSAKEFTDIWMAVWASLCFISTAFTVLTFLIDSSRFSYPERPIIFLSMCYNIYSIAYIVRLTVGRERISCDFEEAAEPVLIQEGLKNTGCAIIFLLMYFFGMASSIWWVILTLTWFLAAGLKWGHEAIEMHSSYFHIAAWAIPAVKTIVILIMRLVDADELTGLCYVGNQNLDALTGFVVAPLFTYLVIGTLFIAAGLVALFKIRSNLQKDGTKTDKLERLMVKIGVFSVLYTVPATCVIACYFYEISNWALFRYSADDSNMAVEMLKIFMSLLVGITSGMWIWSAKTLHTWQKCSNRLVNSGKVTSGPPF, encoded by the exons CATCCGCATCTCCATGTGCCAGAACCTCGGCTACAACGTGACCAAGATGCCCAACCTGGTTGGGCACGAGCTGCAGACGGACGCCGAGCTGCAGCTGACAACTTTCACACCGCTCATCCAGTACGGCTGCTCCAGCCAGCTGCAG TTCTTcctttgttctgtttatgtgccAATGTGCACAGAGAAGATCAACATCCCCATTGGCCCATGTGGCGGCATGTGTCTTTCAGTCAAGAGACGCTGTGAACCCGTCCTGAAGGAATTTGGATTTGCGTGGCCAGAGAGTCTGAACTGCAGCAAATTCCCACCACAGAACGACCACAACCACATGTGCATGGAAGGGCCAGGTGATGAAGAGGTGCCCTTACCTCACAAAACCCCCATCCAGCCTGGGGAAGAGTGTCACTCTGTGGGAACCAATTCTGATCAGTACATCTGGGTGAAAAGGAGCCTGAACTGTGTGCTCAAGTGTGGCTATGATGCTGGCTTATACAGCCGCTCAGCCAAGGAGTTCACTGATATCTGGATGGCTGTGTGGGCCAGCCTGTGTTTCATCTCCACTGCCTTCACAGTACTGACCTTCCTGATCGattcttctaggttttcctaCCCTGAGCGCCCCATCATATTTCTCAGTATGTGCTATAATATTTATAGCATTGCTTATATTGTCAGGCTGACTGTAGGCCGGGAAAGGATATCCTGTGATTTTGAAGAGGCAGCAGAACCTGTTCTCATCCAAGAAGGACTTAAGAACACAGGATGTGCAATAATTTTCTTGCTGATGTACTTTTTTGGAATGGCCAGCTCCATTTGGTGGGTTATTCTGACACTCACTTGGTTTTTGGCAGCAGGACTCAAATGGGGTCATGAAGCCATTGAAATGCACAGCTCTTATTTCCACATTGCAGCCTGGGCCATCCCCGCAGTGAAAACCATTGTCATCTTGATTATGAGACTGGTGGATGCAGATGAACTGACTGGCCTGTGCTATGTTGGAAACCAAAATCTCGATGCCCTCACCGGGTTCGTGGTGGCTCCCCTCTTTACTTATTTGGTCATTGGAACTTTGTTCATTGCAGCAGGTTTGGTGGCCTTGTTCAAAATTCGGTCAAATCTTCAAAAGGATGGGACAAAGACAGACAAGTTAGAAAGACTGATGGTCAAGATTGGGGTGTTCTCAGTACTGTACACAGTTCCTGCAACGTGTGTGATTGCCTGTTATTTTTATGAAATCTCCAACTGGGCACTTTTTCGGTATTCTGCAGATGATTCCAACATGGCTGTTGAAATGTTGaaaatttttatgtctttgttgGTGGGCATCACTTCAGGCATGTGGATTTGGTCTGCCAAAACTCTTCACACGTGGCAGAAGTGTTCCAACAGATTGGTGAATTCTGGAAAg GTGACCAGTGGTCCTCCTTTCTGA
- the FZD4 gene encoding frizzled-4 isoform X1: MLAMAWRGAGPSVPGAPGGVGLSLGLLLQLLLVLGPARGFGDEEERRCDPIRISMCQNLGYNVTKMPNLVGHELQTDAELQLTTFTPLIQYGCSSQLQFFLCSVYVPMCTEKINIPIGPCGGMCLSVKRRCEPVLKEFGFAWPESLNCSKFPPQNDHNHMCMEGPGDEEVPLPHKTPIQPGEECHSVGTNSDQYIWVKRSLNCVLKCGYDAGLYSRSAKEFTDIWMAVWASLCFISTAFTVLTFLIDSSRFSYPERPIIFLSMCYNIYSIAYIVRLTVGRERISCDFEEAAEPVLIQEGLKNTGCAIIFLLMYFFGMASSIWWVILTLTWFLAAGLKWGHEAIEMHSSYFHIAAWAIPAVKTIVILIMRLVDADELTGLCYVGNQNLDALTGFVVAPLFTYLVIGTLFIAAGLVALFKIRSNLQKDGTKTDKLERLMVKIGVFSVLYTVPATCVIACYFYEISNWALFRYSADDSNMAVEMLKIFMSLLVGITSGMWIWSAKTLHTWQKCSNRLVNSGKVKREKRGNGWVKPGKGSETVV; encoded by the exons CATCCGCATCTCCATGTGCCAGAACCTCGGCTACAACGTGACCAAGATGCCCAACCTGGTTGGGCACGAGCTGCAGACGGACGCCGAGCTGCAGCTGACAACTTTCACACCGCTCATCCAGTACGGCTGCTCCAGCCAGCTGCAG TTCTTcctttgttctgtttatgtgccAATGTGCACAGAGAAGATCAACATCCCCATTGGCCCATGTGGCGGCATGTGTCTTTCAGTCAAGAGACGCTGTGAACCCGTCCTGAAGGAATTTGGATTTGCGTGGCCAGAGAGTCTGAACTGCAGCAAATTCCCACCACAGAACGACCACAACCACATGTGCATGGAAGGGCCAGGTGATGAAGAGGTGCCCTTACCTCACAAAACCCCCATCCAGCCTGGGGAAGAGTGTCACTCTGTGGGAACCAATTCTGATCAGTACATCTGGGTGAAAAGGAGCCTGAACTGTGTGCTCAAGTGTGGCTATGATGCTGGCTTATACAGCCGCTCAGCCAAGGAGTTCACTGATATCTGGATGGCTGTGTGGGCCAGCCTGTGTTTCATCTCCACTGCCTTCACAGTACTGACCTTCCTGATCGattcttctaggttttcctaCCCTGAGCGCCCCATCATATTTCTCAGTATGTGCTATAATATTTATAGCATTGCTTATATTGTCAGGCTGACTGTAGGCCGGGAAAGGATATCCTGTGATTTTGAAGAGGCAGCAGAACCTGTTCTCATCCAAGAAGGACTTAAGAACACAGGATGTGCAATAATTTTCTTGCTGATGTACTTTTTTGGAATGGCCAGCTCCATTTGGTGGGTTATTCTGACACTCACTTGGTTTTTGGCAGCAGGACTCAAATGGGGTCATGAAGCCATTGAAATGCACAGCTCTTATTTCCACATTGCAGCCTGGGCCATCCCCGCAGTGAAAACCATTGTCATCTTGATTATGAGACTGGTGGATGCAGATGAACTGACTGGCCTGTGCTATGTTGGAAACCAAAATCTCGATGCCCTCACCGGGTTCGTGGTGGCTCCCCTCTTTACTTATTTGGTCATTGGAACTTTGTTCATTGCAGCAGGTTTGGTGGCCTTGTTCAAAATTCGGTCAAATCTTCAAAAGGATGGGACAAAGACAGACAAGTTAGAAAGACTGATGGTCAAGATTGGGGTGTTCTCAGTACTGTACACAGTTCCTGCAACGTGTGTGATTGCCTGTTATTTTTATGAAATCTCCAACTGGGCACTTTTTCGGTATTCTGCAGATGATTCCAACATGGCTGTTGAAATGTTGaaaatttttatgtctttgttgGTGGGCATCACTTCAGGCATGTGGATTTGGTCTGCCAAAACTCTTCACACGTGGCAGAAGTGTTCCAACAGATTGGTGAATTCTGGAAAggtaaagagagagaagagaggaaatggTTGGGTGAAGCCTGGAAAAGGCAGTGAGACTGTGGTATAA
- the FZD4 gene encoding frizzled-4 isoform X3, whose amino-acid sequence MCQNLGYNVTKMPNLVGHELQTDAELQLTTFTPLIQYGCSSQLQFFLCSVYVPMCTEKINIPIGPCGGMCLSVKRRCEPVLKEFGFAWPESLNCSKFPPQNDHNHMCMEGPGDEEVPLPHKTPIQPGEECHSVGTNSDQYIWVKRSLNCVLKCGYDAGLYSRSAKEFTDIWMAVWASLCFISTAFTVLTFLIDSSRFSYPERPIIFLSMCYNIYSIAYIVRLTVGRERISCDFEEAAEPVLIQEGLKNTGCAIIFLLMYFFGMASSIWWVILTLTWFLAAGLKWGHEAIEMHSSYFHIAAWAIPAVKTIVILIMRLVDADELTGLCYVGNQNLDALTGFVVAPLFTYLVIGTLFIAAGLVALFKIRSNLQKDGTKTDKLERLMVKIGVFSVLYTVPATCVIACYFYEISNWALFRYSADDSNMAVEMLKIFMSLLVGITSGMWIWSAKTLHTWQKCSNRLVNSGKVKREKRGNGWVKPGKGSETVV is encoded by the exons ATGTGCCAGAACCTCGGCTACAACGTGACCAAGATGCCCAACCTGGTTGGGCACGAGCTGCAGACGGACGCCGAGCTGCAGCTGACAACTTTCACACCGCTCATCCAGTACGGCTGCTCCAGCCAGCTGCAG TTCTTcctttgttctgtttatgtgccAATGTGCACAGAGAAGATCAACATCCCCATTGGCCCATGTGGCGGCATGTGTCTTTCAGTCAAGAGACGCTGTGAACCCGTCCTGAAGGAATTTGGATTTGCGTGGCCAGAGAGTCTGAACTGCAGCAAATTCCCACCACAGAACGACCACAACCACATGTGCATGGAAGGGCCAGGTGATGAAGAGGTGCCCTTACCTCACAAAACCCCCATCCAGCCTGGGGAAGAGTGTCACTCTGTGGGAACCAATTCTGATCAGTACATCTGGGTGAAAAGGAGCCTGAACTGTGTGCTCAAGTGTGGCTATGATGCTGGCTTATACAGCCGCTCAGCCAAGGAGTTCACTGATATCTGGATGGCTGTGTGGGCCAGCCTGTGTTTCATCTCCACTGCCTTCACAGTACTGACCTTCCTGATCGattcttctaggttttcctaCCCTGAGCGCCCCATCATATTTCTCAGTATGTGCTATAATATTTATAGCATTGCTTATATTGTCAGGCTGACTGTAGGCCGGGAAAGGATATCCTGTGATTTTGAAGAGGCAGCAGAACCTGTTCTCATCCAAGAAGGACTTAAGAACACAGGATGTGCAATAATTTTCTTGCTGATGTACTTTTTTGGAATGGCCAGCTCCATTTGGTGGGTTATTCTGACACTCACTTGGTTTTTGGCAGCAGGACTCAAATGGGGTCATGAAGCCATTGAAATGCACAGCTCTTATTTCCACATTGCAGCCTGGGCCATCCCCGCAGTGAAAACCATTGTCATCTTGATTATGAGACTGGTGGATGCAGATGAACTGACTGGCCTGTGCTATGTTGGAAACCAAAATCTCGATGCCCTCACCGGGTTCGTGGTGGCTCCCCTCTTTACTTATTTGGTCATTGGAACTTTGTTCATTGCAGCAGGTTTGGTGGCCTTGTTCAAAATTCGGTCAAATCTTCAAAAGGATGGGACAAAGACAGACAAGTTAGAAAGACTGATGGTCAAGATTGGGGTGTTCTCAGTACTGTACACAGTTCCTGCAACGTGTGTGATTGCCTGTTATTTTTATGAAATCTCCAACTGGGCACTTTTTCGGTATTCTGCAGATGATTCCAACATGGCTGTTGAAATGTTGaaaatttttatgtctttgttgGTGGGCATCACTTCAGGCATGTGGATTTGGTCTGCCAAAACTCTTCACACGTGGCAGAAGTGTTCCAACAGATTGGTGAATTCTGGAAAggtaaagagagagaagagaggaaatggTTGGGTGAAGCCTGGAAAAGGCAGTGAGACTGTGGTATAA